The Streptomyces diastaticus subsp. diastaticus genome contains the following window.
TGCGGGTCAGCTCCAGGTGCTGGCGCTGGTCCTCGCCGACGGGGACCTGGTCGGCCTGGTAGAGCAGGATGTCGGCGACCATCAGCATCGGGTAGGTGAAGAGGCCGACGGTGGTGCGGTCGTTGCCCTGCCTGGCGGACTTGTCCTTGAACTGCGTCATCCGGGACGCCTCGCCGAAGCCGGTGATGCAGTTCATCACCCAGCCGAGCTGGGCGTGCTCGGGCACATGGCTCTGGACGAAGAGGGTGCACCGCTCGGGGTCGAGCCCGGCGGCCAGCAGCTGGGCGGCGGCGAGCCGGGTGTTGGCGCGCAGCTCCGCCGGGTCCTGCGGGACCGTGATCGCGTGCAGGTCCACCACCATGTAGAAGGCGTCGTGGGTCTCCTGGAGCGCCACCCACTGGCGCACGGCGCCCAGGTAGTTGCCGAGGTGGAACGAGCCGGCGGTGGGCTGGATCCCGGAGAGCACGCGAGGACGATCAGAAGCCATGGCCCCATTGTCTCAGGTCCGCGGCGCCCTCCGGAATCGGACCCGTCATACCCCGGGGGGTGCCGGGTGTACGGGGAGCGCACGAACCGGAACCGGGGGCGCGCGCCCGCACACGGGTGAGCCCCGCGCGGCGGGCTGCCGTGCGGGGCTCATGCCGCCCTGCGGGGCGGGGGTCCCGGGTCGTCGCCCCGGGTGCCGGGGCGGGGCGCGTCAGGCGCCGGTCACCATCGGTACCAGCGGCCGCGCGCTCCACCGGGGCCGGCGGAACGGAAGACGAAGCCCAGGACCCAGACGATGAGCACGATCGCGGCGATCCACCACAGGATGTCGAGAGCGAATCCTCCGCCGAAAAGGAGAACGGCGAGCAGAAGAACAAGAAGAAGGGGCACCATGTCGATCAACCTCCGCGATATCAGTTTCTCCGTCGAGAGGCCATGTGCCCCCGATCACCGGACAGATTCGCGGCACGTTCCTCACAGATTGGTAAAGGCGGGAACCCGGATGCGGAGAACCGCGTGAAGAGCGCGCCCGGCCCGCCGTGAGGCGTCGAACGCGCGCGTACGCGAGACCTCGGACTGTTTCCGACCGCTCCGGCGGGAAGGGATTTCCGACGCGGATGTTTGCCGTCCGGATCGCCGGTCATGCGACCCCGCAGAGTTCAACGCCCTCTCTCAAAGGAGTCGCAGACCATGGACGAGAAGCGCATGACCGACGAGAAGAGCAAGAGCCGCGTCGAGCAGGCCAAGGGCAAGGCCAAGGAGACCGTCGGCCGGGCCGTGGGCAACGAGCGACTGGCCGCGGAGGGCCGGGCCGAGCAGAGCAAGGGCGACCTGCGCCAGGCGAAGGAGAAGGGCAAGGATGCCTTCCGTCACTGAGCGCCGGGGCCGCGCGGCGCCACGCAGGAGCGGGCTCGCCGTCCGCCGGGCCGCCCCGGCGGCGGACGCGAGGGTCTCGCGGCCCAGACGGCCACGCCCCGGCGGACGGTTGCGACGGGCCGCCCAGCGGCTCCTCGCCCTGACGGCCGGGGCTTCCCGACGCGGCGCCCGACGCCGCCCCCGGGCCCGGTGACGCGGATGACCGCACCGGCGCGGCGCTCACCGCCCGGCGCCCGCGGACCCGGCGGCCCGCCCCCGGGCAGCAGACCGGCGCGTGGGCCCCGCCCCCTACTCCCCCTCCCGGCGGGGCCCACCGCGCCTCCTCTCCTTTCCGGCCTCCGGCCCGGAGTTCCCCATCGCGGAACCGGTCCGGGACCGGGCTACGGAGACTCCCGGGGACGGGCGGCCGAGATGCCGCGCGGGGCGGCGGGATTCACCCGATCCCGCCACCCCGCTTTTCTCTTGCGCGAATTCCCTTCGGAATACATGAACTTACCCTCCGCCGCCCGGGAGCGGCATCCGGCACGGAACACGTACGCCACGTCCCCCGCCCGTCACGCACTCCGCCTCACCCTCTTCCTCGTAAAGCGGAAGAGGGAATCGGTGTTCTCCGGGCGCCCGCCGGGTAATCCGGTCCGCGTCTCCGTTCCGATCGCCGGTCCGTCCCCTCCGGACCACCCGGGACATCCCGCCCGGGCCCGCTCACTGATTCCCTTCCGGGTCTTCGCCCTCTTGCGGCCGGAGCCGCCCGTGGTCATCGGAACGCACCGCCACCACCCCTCCCGTTTCCGTTTCCTCACCCTTGCCGGGGGCATCCGGTGGCCATGGATTCCTCATCGATGGCACGTGAGGGCCACCGCCGGGCACGGCGGGCGGCCGACAGCCGGGTGGTCTCCGCCGGGGCGCGCGCCGGCTTCGCCGCGCGCGGGGTGATCTATCTGCTGGTGGGGGTCCTCGCGGGCCAGATCGCGCTCCAGGGCGGCGGACAGCAGGCCGACCGGGGTGGCGCGCTCCAGGAGATCGGGGGGCGGCCGTTCGGCGGGGTGCTGCTCTGGGTGATCGGCGTCGCGCTCGCGGGCATGGCCCTGTGGCGGCTCTCGGAGGCGGCGTTCGGCGCGGCGGGACCGGACGGCGGCAAGGCGACGAAGCGGCCGGCGTCGGCGGCGCGTGCGGTCTTCTACGCCTTCGTCGCGTACTCGGTGCTGTCGTTCGCCGCGGGCGAGAAGGGCGGGGGCGGCTCCAGCGACGCCCAGTCGCAGGACATCACCGCGCGGGCGCTGGGGCTCCCGGGCGGGCAGTGGATCGTCGGTGCGGCGGCGGTGGGGGTGACGGCCGCCGGTGTGGTGGTCGCGGTCCGGGCGGTGCTGCGGAAGTACCGCGAGCAGCTGCGGACGGGCGCCATGTCCCGCCGCGCCCGTCGGCTGGTCGACGTGACCGGTGTCCTCGGCGGCACCGCGCGCGGCCTGGTCTTCGCGGCGGCCGGGGTCTTCGCCCTGCTGGCGGCGGCCGACTACGACCCGGACGAGGCCAAGGGCATGGACGACACCCTGCGCTCCTTCGCGGACACCCCGGCGGGCCCGTGGCTGCTGGTGCTGGTCGCGGTGGGGCTGGCCGCCTTCGGCCTCTTCTCCTTCGCCGACGCCAGGTGGCGCGAGGTCTGAGGGCGGGCCGGCGGGAGCCCGGCGGCCCGTCCCGGCGCGCGCCCGGCCCGGCGGCCCCTGGCCGACGGCCCCTGGCCGACGGCCTGGTCCGTCCCCGGGGTGGTCCACGGCACCGCACCGGCTCGCCGGCCCGGAGATCGCGGCGCCGGACGCCCGGTCCGGCGTCCCCACGCACACCCGCGGGCGCCCGCCGGCCGGCGGGCGCCCGCGTGCACGGGATCAGGGCTTGGGCACGGCGCAGCCCGAGCGGCTGAGGTCGATCTCGCTGCCGGGGCCGATGCAGGGGACGAGGGTGTAGGTCTGCTGGCCGTAGTTGATGCCCTCGCGGACCGTCACCTCACCGTTCTCGTCCACCTCGCAGGGGTTGTTGTCGGTGCACTCCCCGCCGCTCTCGTTGCCCGTGTTGTTGACGGCGACGACCTTGCCGGTGGCGTCGTCGATCACCGGGGAGCCGGAGGTGCCGCCGATGGTGTCGCAGGCGTCGGTGTAGCGGACCGAGTCCTTCCAGGTCCAGTCGCCCTCCTTGAGCTGGTGGGCGAAGCCGTCGACGGAGCAGTTGTACGTCCGCTTCCAGTAACCGGAGGCGACGGTGATCGCGGTGCCCTCGGTGGGGCGGGCGGCGTCGAGTTCCAGGGCCTCGATGCCGTAGGCACTCTCGATCTCGGCATAGGTCTCGCCGAGTTGGTAGAGGGAGACGTCCGTGTCGGTCATCGTGCCGTACGCGAGCTTGGCGGCGCGCAGGGTGCCGACGCCGTTGCCGGCGCCGTCGAGCAGGGTGAAGGAGCGCGAGGAGGGCTGGTCGACGAGGACCTCGCCGGGCGCGGGGAAGCCGCTCTCCAGGCAGTGCCCGTTGGAGAGGACCAGCGCCGGGTCGTCCGCCTCCGCGGTGGGGGTGCGCACGACGGAGCCGGAACAGTTGGAGAGCGCGACCGTGCCGGACAGGTCCACGGCGGCGGGCGCGGCGGGGCCGGGAGCGGCGACGGCGGGGGCGGCGGAGGCACCGAGCAGGGCGGCGGCGAGCAGCGCGCCGGCGAGGGGCTTCTTCATGTGGGGGGACCCTCTCTGAGGCCCGTGCCGGACAGGTGGGGGGCGCGGCACGGGCACGAGTTGACGAATTGACATGCGCATTGTTGGCGCACACCCCCGGTCCGGCAAGGGGTCTGTTTCAGCCACTCCCACCGCGCCTCCGCACCCCGGCGCCCGCCACCTTCGTACGCGCCCCCACGCCCCATCGCGCCTCCTTCCCTTCCCGCCGGGCCCGATTAGGCTGGCCGTTCATGAGCGCCAGCGAGATCACCCGCACCGAGTGCCGCCAGTGCGGCACCGAGATCTACGGGGTGAACGGCCGCTACTCCTGCGCGGTCTGCGGCTGGGTCAACCCCTGGTACGAGGGGCACGGCGAGCTGCCCACCGCCGAGGACGACCCGGACCGGAAGGGCGCGGACTGACGCGCGCGACCGGGGAGCCCGCCGGGCGGGGTGGCGGAAACCCGGCGTCGCCGGGGGCAGGGGAATCGTTCCCTCACCCTGGGCCGCACCGGCCCTCACCACCGCACCCCGCCCGCGCCTCACTCCTCGTCGGGCAGTTCCAGCACCACCGTCCACACGTCGCCCACCGACGGCACCTTCATGCTGCGCGTCTCGGCCATGAGGACGTAGACCACGCCCCCGCTGCCGTCGACCCGGTAGGCGTGGGTGCGGGCGCCCTCCTCGTGGACGGCCTCGATCCCGATCCCCTTGGCCGCCACCGTCTCCAGCAGTTCCCTGGCGTCGACCCGGTTCTCGACGGCGCCGAAGTACGGCGAGAGCACCTGCGGCACGATGCCGACCCCGAACCGGCCGAGCCGGTACGCCTGGATCTCGATACCCGTGGCGTGCCAGCCGGTGTCGTACTGCTCGAAGATGATCTCGACCAGGCCGTAGTCGCGGCGCAGCCGCCCCCGGCTGAGGCCGTCGGTGTACTCGTAGCCCATGCAGCGGTCCCAGACCGCCATGGAGTCGCCGAGACCGGCCCCCCTGATCCGGCCCTCGATCAGCACCTCGGCACAGAAATCCAGCGCGCTCATATCTCTCCTGCCGCTCCTCGCCGTTCACCGGCCATGTCGACTTCCCTCTTCGCGCCGTCCCGGTGGCCCCGCGCCCAGGTGAGCACAGCAACCACCGCACAACCTCTCCAACGCCCCGGGCACCTGGCGGCAACGGGTCACCGCACCACGGAAATTCGCCGGATAACCGGGCAGGGGCGGACGAGTCGGGGCGCCGACCCGGTCACGGTTGGGCAAAGGACTCCGCGCGCCGGTCCGCCCCGCCCGACCGCCTCGCCGGGCGCGGGCGGGTTTCCGGGCACGGACCGCGAGCGACGATAGAAAGAGGGCCACCACCCCGGCCTCCCCCGCAGGACGAACGGAGATCCCGTGTCTCGTACGCACTCCTCCCCCGCTCCCGGCTCCGCGACCGCCGAGGCCGTCGACGCCGCCGAGGCGCACAGCGCGCACACCTACCACCCGCTGCCCGTGGTGGTGGCGAGCGCCGAGGGCGCCTGGATGACCGACGTCGAGGGCAGGCGCTACCTGGACCTCCTCGCCGGGTACTCCGCGCTCAACTTCGGCCACGCCAACCCCCGCCTGACCGCAGCCGCCAAAGCCCAGCTGGACCGGGTGACGCTCACCTCGCGGGCCTTCCACCACGACCGGTTCGCCGCCTTCTGCGAGGAGCTGGCGGCGCTCTGCGGCAAGGACATGGTGCTGCCGATGAACACCGGCGCCGAGGCGGTCGAGACGGCGGTGAAGACCGCCCGCAAGTGGGGGTACCGGGTCAAGGGCGTCCCCGACGGCACCGCCCGGGTCGTCGTCGCCGCCGGCAACTTCCACGGCCGGACGACCACCGTCGTCAGCTTCTCCACCGACGAGGAGGCCCGCGCCGACTACGGGCCCTACACCCCGGGTTTCGACATCGTCCCGTACGGCGACGCCGAGGCGCTCCAGGCCGCCCTCACCGACGAGACGGTGGCCGTGCTGCTGGAGCCGATCCAGGGCGAGGCCGGGGTGCTGGTGCCGCCCGCCGGCTACCTGCGCCGGGTCCGCGAGCTGACCGCCGAGCGGAACATCCTCTTCATCGCCGACGAGATCCAGTCCGGGCTGGGCCGCACCGGCACCACCTTCGCCTGCGAACACGAGAAGGTCGTCCCCGACCTGTACCTGCTGGGCAAGGCGCTGGGCGGCGGTGTCGTCCCCGTCTCGGCGGTGGTCGGCGACAGCGACGTCCTCGGCGTCTTCCGCCCGGGTGAGCACGGCTCCACCTTCGGCGGCAACCCGCTGGCCTGCGCCGTGGCCCTGGAGGTGATCGCGATGCTCCGCACCGGCGAGTACCAGGCCCGCGCCACCGAGCTGGGCACCCGCCTGCACAACGCCCTCGCCGAACTGGTCAAGGCCGACGGCCCGGTCCGCGCCGTCCGGGGCCGTGGCCTGTGGGCCGGCGTCGACATCGACCCGGCGGTCGGCACGGGCCGCGAGATCTCCGAACGCCTCATGGCCCGTGGCGTCCTGGTCAAGGACACCCACGGCTCCACCATCCGCATCGCCCCGCCCCTGGTGATCTCGGCGGAGGACCTGGACTGGGGGATCGGCGAGCTGCGGGAGGCGCTGGGGAGGGAGTAGGCCGGTCCCGGGCGGGGCGGCGCCGGCAGGTCCGCCCCGCCCCGGGTGCCCGCAACACCACCCGCAGCCGGACAGGGGTCGCGGGGGGGGCGTCCAGCCGGCCCACGACCAGCACGGTGAGGACGATCCAGCCCCAGCGTCAACGACGCTCGTGCTCAGTACACCCGGAGCACGTCTCCTCCCAGCGCCTTCGCGTACCGCCGCATCCGCTCCCCGCCGGACGAGTCCGGGGCCGTCTCGCCTGCCACCGTGAAGCCCGTCCGGGTCAGCACCGTGTGCGAGGCGAGGTTGGTCACGGTCGTGCGGGCGCGGAGGGAGGTGAGGTGGTAGTCGGTGGCGGCCAGGTGGCAGACGGCGCGGGCGGCCTCGGTGGCCAGTCCGCGGCCGGTGGCCGACTCGGCCATGCGGAAGCCGAGTTCGGCCTCGCCGTCGCTGATGTCGACGAGGTTGAACCGGCCGAGGACCGTGGTGCCGTCGTCGGCGACCAGGACGTGGAAGTGGTCGGTGCCCTCGTCCTGGCAGGAGAGGAGGGCACGGTGGCGGACGGCGAAGTCGGCGAAGTAGGCGTCACCGCGGTCGGGGACGGCGCGGGCGAACCAGGCGCGGTTCTCGCGTTCGAAGGCGAGCAGCGCGGGGGCGTGGTCGGCGCGCAGGCGCTGGAGTTCGGGCACCGGGGGCTCCGTGAGGGTCGGGGTCAGAGGATGACGTGCGGGAGGAAGCGGGCGTAGCCGTCGGTGACCGGTCCGGCCGATTCGCGGATGCCGAGCCCGGCCGCCTCGTCGGCGACGACCCAGGCGCCGAGGACGACGTGGTTGGTGGGGCTGTGGGCGCCGGGGGCCGGGGTCGACAGGTCGGGCAGGAGGGCGAGTTGCTGGTAGCAGCTCGGACCGGTGGCGGGCCCGGGGGCGGGGGCCTCGCCGGGCTGGTGGAGGGTGACTCCGGCGCCCTCGCGGCCGAGCAGGGGTTTGGTGACGTAGCCGGTGGTGGTGGCGAGTTCGCGCGGGCCGTCGAGGTAGGAGGCGAGGAGGTTGGGGTGGCCCGGGTACAGCTCCCAGAGGATGGCGAGGAGGGCCTTGTTGGAGAGGAGCATCTTCCAGGCGGGCTCGATCCAGAGGGTGGAGCCGGTGCCACCGCCGTTGTCGAGGGTGTCCAGGACGTGCGGGCCGAACTCGTCGGTGGCCAGCCACTCCCACGGGTACAGCTTGAAGCAGCTGCGGATGAAGCGCAGCCTCCGGTCCACGAAGCGGTGCGAGAGGCTGTCCCAGCCGATGTCCTCGACGGCTATCGCCTCGGTGGCGAGCCCGGCCTGGATGGCGGTCTCGCGGAGGTAGGCGACGGTCATCAGGTCCTCGCCGCACTCGTCGTCGATGGTGTGCGCGAAGTGCACGGGGCTGCCCGGCGGCAGCAGCGCGGCCTGCGCGCGCCAGGCGTCGACGAGCCGTTCGTGCAGGGAGTTCCACTGGTCGCAGCCGGGGAAGCGTTCCTCCATCCAGAACCACTGGGCGCTGGCCGCCTCCACCAGCGAGGTGGGGGTGTCGGCGTTGTACTCCAGCAGTTTGGCGGGCTCCCCCGAACCGTCGTACCAGAGGTCGAAGCGGCCGTAGAGGGACGGCAGTTCCGTCTTGCGGTGCCAGGCCTCGGCGACCAGGGAGGCGAGGCGCGGGTCGGTGATGCCGAGATCGGCGAAACGGTCCTTCTCCACGATGTGCGCGGCGGCGGCCAGGCACATCGCGTGCAGTTCCTCGACGACCTCCTCCAGCGCCTCGACCTCGGGGAGGCTGAAGGAGTAGTAGGCGCTCTCGTCCCAGTACGGACGCAGCGAGTCGTCGGGATGGCGGGTCAGCGGGTAGATGACGCCCTGGGCCTCGACGGTCTCCTGCCAGCCGGGACGCGGCTCGATGGTGTGACGCTGCATGGGGTGGTCCGTCCTGTACACGGTGGGCGCGGGCGGCGCGGCCCGCACGGGCAGGGGTACGGGCCCGGGGCGCGGGCCGGACGGGCGGCGCCCCGGGCGTACTCGGTGGGGTGGAGCGGGCGCGCGCGGCAGTGCGCGGGACACGGGCGCCCGGGAGGGCGTCAGCCGCCGCCGCTGCCCTTGCCGGAGCAGCCGAAGCCGCCGGAGCTGACCGAGCTCCTGTTGAACGAGCCGTCGCTCGCGTACCCGCTTCTGCTGTCGCCGCCGTAGTACCACCCGGTGTTGGTGCTCCGGTCGCTGCCGTACCGGCCGCTCCCGGTGCCGCCGGCCGATCCGCCGGTGCCGCCGGCCGACCCTGAGGAACCGTTCCGGCACTGACTGGAGTCGACCACCTTGTACCCGCCGCCGTACGAGTAGCTGTTGCGGTCCACGCAGCGGCGGTCGGGCTCCGATCCGCAGGCGGCGAGGGCGGCGGCCAGCACGCCCATCGAGCCCAGCGCGACGGTGCTGGACCGCACCCGGCGGCGGACCGCCTTCTTGCGCCGCTCCCCCTGCCCGTCCTCGGTGCGGCGGGCCGGCGCGGGCCGCCCGTCGGCGACCGGCACGTCCCGCGGTGCGTCCAGTGCCCTGGCGGCGGGCACGGTGATGTTCTCGGCCATGCTGTCTCAGCTCCCCGTTCGTCTCCCCTGCGACCCCGCCCGGGACACGCGTCTCCCCGGTGGCCGACGGTCCTTTGCGGCCGTCGCCCGGGCGGGGCGTCTGCCGTGCGCGGCGCCGTCCCGGCGGGGTTGACCGGCCGGAGAAGCCCTGACGGGGGCTCCCTGACCGGAACTCATCTTTATGCGCAGCCTACGTCGCCGCTGCCAGAAGGGACCCCGCAGGAGGGCGCACGGTTCCGCCCCGGCCTGGATCAGCCGGTGGGACGGCCGCCAGGCGCCCTCAGGGCAGACACCGGCAGAGTGCCTCCAGGGCACTCTGCCAGGCATGGTCCGGGGGCCGCCCGTAGCCGATGACCAGGCCGTCCGGCGCCCCGGCCGCGCCGTCGGCGGCGGGGTGCCGGAACCAGGAGAGCCCCTGCACACCCAGCCCGTGCCAGGCCGCCGCCCGCAGCACCTCGCTCTCGGTGCCGGGCGGCAGCAGCAGCACGGCGTGCAGGCCCGCCGCGATCCCGCCCACACGGACCGAGGGGGCGCGCCGGGCGAGGGTGGCCACCAGCTCGTCACGGCGGCGCCGGTAGCGCAGCCGCATCAGGCGCACCTGCCGGTCGTACGCACCGGAGGTGAGGAACTCGGCGAGCGTCAACTGGTCGGGCGCCCCGCAGGTGTCGGCGTACCCCTTGGCCGCCAGCACCTCGTCCACCAGGCCCGGCGGCAGCACCAGCCAGCCGAGGCGCAGGCCCGGGGCGAGGGCCTTGCTGGCGGTGCCGAGGTGGGCGACCCGGTCCGGAGCGAGCCCTTGCAGGGCGCCGACCGGAGGCCGGTCGTGCCGGAACTCGCCGTCGTAGTCGTCCTCCAGGACGAGCCCGCCGGTCCGCCGCGCCCAGTCGACGACGGCCGCCCGCCGTGCCGGGGAGAGCGTGCCGCCCATCGGGAACTGGTGGGTCGGCGTCAGCAGCACCGCCTGTTCCGCGTCGAGCGCCGCGGGATCGGTCCCGTCCGCGTCGAAGGGCAGCGGCGCCGTCCGCACCCCGGCTGCCTCCAGCCACTCCCGGTGGAACCCGAGCCCGTACGTCTCCACGGCGACGGTGGCGCGTCCCGAGCGGCCGGACCGCCTCGACAGCACCTCCGTCAGGAGTCCGAGCCCGTGCGCGACCCCGGCGCAGACCACGATCTGGTCCGGGTCGGCCACCACTCCCCGGACCCGCGCGAGGTAGTCGGCGACGGCCGCCCGCAGCTCGGGCCGCCCGCGCGGATCACCGTATCCGAACGCGTCGT
Protein-coding sequences here:
- the rocD gene encoding ornithine--oxo-acid transaminase, whose protein sequence is MSRTHSSPAPGSATAEAVDAAEAHSAHTYHPLPVVVASAEGAWMTDVEGRRYLDLLAGYSALNFGHANPRLTAAAKAQLDRVTLTSRAFHHDRFAAFCEELAALCGKDMVLPMNTGAEAVETAVKTARKWGYRVKGVPDGTARVVVAAGNFHGRTTTVVSFSTDEEARADYGPYTPGFDIVPYGDAEALQAALTDETVAVLLEPIQGEAGVLVPPAGYLRRVRELTAERNILFIADEIQSGLGRTGTTFACEHEKVVPDLYLLGKALGGGVVPVSAVVGDSDVLGVFRPGEHGSTFGGNPLACAVALEVIAMLRTGEYQARATELGTRLHNALAELVKADGPVRAVRGRGLWAGVDIDPAVGTGREISERLMARGVLVKDTHGSTIRIAPPLVISAEDLDWGIGELREALGRE
- the pdxR gene encoding MocR-like pyridoxine biosynthesis transcription factor PdxR — protein: MTQSWASLGIDLHLEPAGPGLRKGLTDALRDAVRSGRLAPGTRLPSSRTLAADLGIARNTVADAYADLVAEGHLTARQGSGTRVAERAAPVPAAPHRKRPVRVPGRAGPAHDLTAGTPDLSAFPRTAWLKAARRALTAAPNDAFGYGDPRGRPELRAAVADYLARVRGVVADPDQIVVCAGVAHGLGLLTEVLSRRSGRSGRATVAVETYGLGFHREWLEAAGVRTAPLPFDADGTDPAALDAEQAVLLTPTHQFPMGGTLSPARRAAVVDWARRTGGLVLEDDYDGEFRHDRPPVGALQGLAPDRVAHLGTASKALAPGLRLGWLVLPPGLVDEVLAAKGYADTCGAPDQLTLAEFLTSGAYDRQVRLMRLRYRRRRDELVATLARRAPSVRVGGIAAGLHAVLLLPPGTESEVLRAAAWHGLGVQGLSWFRHPAADGAAGAPDGLVIGYGRPPDHAWQSALEALCRCLP
- a CDS encoding S1 family peptidase translates to MKKPLAGALLAAALLGASAAPAVAAPGPAAPAAVDLSGTVALSNCSGSVVRTPTAEADDPALVLSNGHCLESGFPAPGEVLVDQPSSRSFTLLDGAGNGVGTLRAAKLAYGTMTDTDVSLYQLGETYAEIESAYGIEALELDAARPTEGTAITVASGYWKRTYNCSVDGFAHQLKEGDWTWKDSVRYTDACDTIGGTSGSPVIDDATGKVVAVNNTGNESGGECTDNNPCEVDENGEVTVREGINYGQQTYTLVPCIGPGSEIDLSRSGCAVPKP
- a CDS encoding DUF5670 family protein; its protein translation is MVPLLLVLLLAVLLFGGGFALDILWWIAAIVLIVWVLGFVFRSAGPGGARGRWYRW
- a CDS encoding GNAT family N-acetyltransferase, whose protein sequence is MPELQRLRADHAPALLAFERENRAWFARAVPDRGDAYFADFAVRHRALLSCQDEGTDHFHVLVADDGTTVLGRFNLVDISDGEAELGFRMAESATGRGLATEAARAVCHLAATDYHLTSLRARTTVTNLASHTVLTRTGFTVAGETAPDSSGGERMRRYAKALGGDVLRVY
- a CDS encoding glutathionylspermidine synthase family protein; amino-acid sequence: MQRHTIEPRPGWQETVEAQGVIYPLTRHPDDSLRPYWDESAYYSFSLPEVEALEEVVEELHAMCLAAAAHIVEKDRFADLGITDPRLASLVAEAWHRKTELPSLYGRFDLWYDGSGEPAKLLEYNADTPTSLVEAASAQWFWMEERFPGCDQWNSLHERLVDAWRAQAALLPPGSPVHFAHTIDDECGEDLMTVAYLRETAIQAGLATEAIAVEDIGWDSLSHRFVDRRLRFIRSCFKLYPWEWLATDEFGPHVLDTLDNGGGTGSTLWIEPAWKMLLSNKALLAILWELYPGHPNLLASYLDGPRELATTTGYVTKPLLGREGAGVTLHQPGEAPAPGPATGPSCYQQLALLPDLSTPAPGAHSPTNHVVLGAWVVADEAAGLGIRESAGPVTDGYARFLPHVIL
- a CDS encoding CsbD family protein: MDEKRMTDEKSKSRVEQAKGKAKETVGRAVGNERLAAEGRAEQSKGDLRQAKEKGKDAFRH
- a CDS encoding DUF1206 domain-containing protein; translation: MAREGHRRARRAADSRVVSAGARAGFAARGVIYLLVGVLAGQIALQGGGQQADRGGALQEIGGRPFGGVLLWVIGVALAGMALWRLSEAAFGAAGPDGGKATKRPASAARAVFYAFVAYSVLSFAAGEKGGGGSSDAQSQDITARALGLPGGQWIVGAAAVGVTAAGVVVAVRAVLRKYREQLRTGAMSRRARRLVDVTGVLGGTARGLVFAAAGVFALLAAADYDPDEAKGMDDTLRSFADTPAGPWLLVLVAVGLAAFGLFSFADARWREV